The following proteins are encoded in a genomic region of Pungitius pungitius chromosome 19, fPunPun2.1, whole genome shotgun sequence:
- the LOC119198840 gene encoding zinc transporter ZIP12-like codes for MPENPSSSGSPVHPAGGAKQPLQRRRGAGGGGRTVHPGPLSNSPGSSRESDSPGRNMHFRGSAPTFHLLLLLLLLCQLEVRGGREEPGYLKAALRALDLPPGAGEKPRLQKNHTGVLIAKFLREVHCAQRTGAAQDVCGECLTPEVALSVLEDDGKTYIAEEDYHRISTVLLYYIINLQDLCMSNVAKPSSSSSFKNYQFYLLALTNLHPAENDLFLSSSETESILQLINEHYEPSNQDASADLQCVDAAHLLEDVDPQESPGAGVSSVPKLAAAIITHVLQGHCFRRSNLPSPAFFTDYIFQSLNCTRGRQVIDLEELLHQLGVGREAASHSHHRRRRSSQKGGGALTAVCNHETGGITRDWAQVCYSANQMSEIFALNPQLPISKEHFRQMCPAIVQQLLGNACESGEENRRGPPPTALERYGYSTAAVLLITAGSMLGIGLIFFNSCQETYALILQLFVGLAVGTLSGDALLHLLPQILGLHHDTHDEEHFAEEKEHLWRIVAVIAGIYSFFLIERVISLFFSSHGHGHGDLPLEVNRNGQSQRGKSISTIQLGPVDDSESTVASPEHVDRRSPSHQGRGVPRLAVMVTVGDSLHNFADGLVLGAAFSSSAETGMATTVAVLCHEIPHEMGDFAVLLSCGLSLKTAVLMNLLSALTAFLGLYVGLLVSSDMEVQRWIFAVTAGIFLYLSLVEMLPEMTRVKTGRPCLMFLLQNLGLLMGWACLLLLALFEHELKL; via the exons ATGCCCGAGAATCCTTCCAGCTCCGGGTCTCCTGTTCATCCCGCCGGAGGAGCAAAGCAGCCATTACAGCGGCGGAGAGgagccgggggtggggggagaacgGTTCATCCG GGGCCTCTGAGCAACTCCCCGGGGAGCTCGAGGGAGTCGGACAGCCCTGGTCGGAACATGCACTTCAGGGGCAGTGCTCCCACGTtccacctcctgctgctcctgctgcttctttgTCAgctggaggtgaggggggggcgggaggagcCGGGGTACCTGAAGGCCGCTCTCCGGGCTTTGGATCTTCCCCCGGGTGCCGGCGAAAAGCCACGGCTCCAAAAGAACCACACCGGCGTCCTGATCGCCAAGTTCCTGCGGGAGGTGCACTGTGCGCAGCGGACCGGCGCCGCTCAGGACGTCTGCGGCGAG TGCCTGACCCCAGAAGTAGCTCTCTCTGTCCTAGAGGATGATGGGAAAACTTACATCGCTGAGGAGGACTACCACAGGATCTCCACCGTTCTGCTGTACTACATAATTAACTTGCAAGACCTTTGTATGTCAAACGTTGccaaaccctcctcctcctcctcatttaaGAACTATCAGTTCTACCTTTTGGCCCTCACCAATCTGCACCCGGCCGAGAACGACCTCTTCTTATCATCCAGTGAAACAGAAAGTATTCTGCAGCTCATTAACGAGCACTACGAGCCCTCCAATCAAGACGCCTCAGCTGATTTGCAA TGCGTCGATGCCGCTCACCTCCTTGAGGACGTTGACCCACAAGAAAGTCCAGGTGCTGGTGTTTCCTCTGTGCCCAAActggctgctgccatcatcaccCACGTCCTGCAGGGACACTGCTTCAGACGGAGCAACCTCCCGTCTCCTGCTTTCTTTACCGACTACATCTTCCAGTCCCTAAATTGCACACGGGGCCGGCAGGTAATAG ACTTGGAGGAGTTGCTTCATCAGCTGGGAGTGGGACGAGAAGCAGCGTCACACTCTCACCACAGGAGGAGGCGGAGTTCCcagaaagggggcggggccctGACTGCGGTCTGCAACCATGAAACTGGTGGAATAACCAGGGACTGGGCACAG GTGTGTTattcagccaatcagatgtcGGAAATTTTCGCGCTGAATCCTCAACTGCCAATTTCCAAGGAGCACTTCAGGCAAATGTGCCCTGCCATCGTTCAGCAGTTGCTAGGCAATGCCTGCGAGTCTGGAGAGGAGAATAGAAGAGGACCTCCGCCCACCGCTCTTGAGA GGTACGGCTACAGCACGGCGGCCGTCCTGCTCATCACGGCGGGCTCCATGCTCGGCATTGGCCTGATCTTCTTCAACTCTTGCCAGGAGACCTACGCGCTCATCCTGCAGCTGTTTGTGGGCTTGGCGGTGGGAACCCTCTCGGGAGATGCACTCCTGCACCTCCTACCACAG ATCCTCGGCCTCCACCACGACACTCACGATGAGGAACACTTTGCGGAGGAGAAAGAGCATCTGTGGAGGATTGTGGCCGTGATCGCAGGCATCTACAGCTTCTTCCTTATCGAGAGAgtcatttcccttttcttttcttctcatgGCCAC GGTCATGGTGACCTTCCCTTGGAGGTCAACCGCAACGGCCAGTCACAGAGGGGCAAGTCCATCTCCACCATACAGCTG GGACCAGTGGATGACTCTGAGAGCACGGTAGCGTCACCTGAACACGTTGACAGAAGGAGCCCGTCACACCAGG GGCGAGGGGTCCCTCGGCTGGCTGTGATGGTGACCGTGGGGGACAGCCTCCACAACTTCGCCGACGGCCTGGTCCTCGGGgcggccttctcctcctcggccGAGACGGGCATGGCGACCACCGTGGCCGTCCTGTGCCACGAGATCCCGCACGAGATGG GGGACTTTGCGGTGTTGTTGAGCTGTGGCCTCTCGCTGAAGACCGCCGTGCTGATGAACCTCCTGAGCGCGCTGACGGCCTTCCTGGGGCTCTACGTCGGCCTCTTGGTTTCCTCAGACATGGAGGTGCAGCGGTGGATCTTCGCCGTCACTGCTGGGATTTTCCTTTACTTGTCACTGgtggaaatg CTTCCTGAGATGACCAGAGTGAAGACCGGCAGGCCGTGCCTCATGTTCCTCCTGCAGAACCTCGGCCTGTTGATGGGTTGGGCCTGTCTTCTGCTCCTCGCACTCTTTGAACATGAACTCAAATTATAA
- the mrc1a gene encoding macrophage mannose receptor 1: MSPCSHVAVVLCLLQVLCITADIDSGSFLIFNENHNKCIKVESATSVTVAPCDPHAKNQQFRWASESRILSLSLKLCLGATQIKDWVKVLLFECDESSNLQHWQCKNETLFGLKNQDLHLNWGNHNERNVMIYKGLGLWSRWRIFGTRGDLCSKGFQEVFTIGGNAFGGPCQFPFKFSEKWYAECTKDGRTDGQLWCATERDYDTAKKWGFCPNAASSGWDNDPVTGVQYQRNSGSVLTWFQARKSCQQQGADLLSVVELHEQSYISGLINTLGTSLWIGLNSLDSESGWQWSNGNPFRYLNWAPGHPSSEPGLTCATLNAAKASKWESSVCTKKLGYICRKGNSTSLPPPPNKDQPGFCPSHWVPYAGNCYYLQRKKEMWKDALAACHKDGGDLASIHNIEEQSFIVSQSGYLPTDVLWIGLNDLKNQLLFEWSDRSHVTFTQWQSDEPSHHNGLQEDCVVIRGKDARWADHMCEKTYGYICKKKATRPPEGTQEDANPGCKLGSIRFGSYCYNIGSESKTSDEAKRACSVAGGYLVDVADRYENAFLISLVGLRPEKYFWTGLSNTDNINTFKWNTRRKVTFTHFNVGMPDRNQGCVAMTTGVVAGLWDVVSCSNKEKYICKKPAEGVPVTTVPPTTLALSCAPGWTPAGKRSVCFKLYRKSTAEKKSWQDAQDFCKDIGGHLVSVHSEEDLNNARFQSGDPAWIGLSFRTNAAFEWADGSPFGFSNWDFGEPNNHNDNEHCAEVHFYYGRHWNDAFCENYKDWICQIGKGVTPKPEPVHVEIVYNTTEDGWFIYNDTQYFINKDMLDMESARAVCRKSFGDLVVITGESERKFLWKLIVKAADGQYYIGMNVNLDKSFSWMDGTPVSFTSWENNEPNFANNDENCVTMYRNSGRWNDINCGAEHPSICKRTSNFINATMAPTLLPKGGCPPDWLVFQGKCYKIMVGDDNKNWRDARKYCIDQGGNLVSITKEKEQAFLTTQMLRYNNDLWIGLNDINWEKHFMWTDGKRISYTNWAKGQPATSVEWRYAFEMETFDCVIIVGGNSKFTGSWKVGDCESKQGFICKRNTDSQIANPATTVLPKAFQKLGNDSYKLVTLKMEWDEARRQCLADDADLASILNPVDQAYLTFQTSKHNEPVWIGLNSNETGGRFKWVDNWNLIYTKWGTNEPKNNYGCVYMDVDKTWKTAPCTNNYYSICKRSPVVAPTEHPQMPGDCPEPKREITWIPFRGHCYSFRSSVVDKWALASVECLKMGASLVSIEDPQESLFIEQNLELLHDEVKTFWIGLYKTYEGGWMWIDSNAVDYVNWKSGMPNSGSCVFINSEDGKWATHNCDRYKSYICKTAKVITPTEKPPSVAQVVKEASHGSAGITVAVVLAVIAVVGLGAFLLFRGRTPLPVLGESTFDNKLYFNNPIRALVDTKGLVSNMEQNEQA; this comes from the exons ATGTCCCCCTGCTCTCATGTGGCTGTGGTCCTCTGTCTCCTGCAAGTCCTCTGCATCACTGCAGACATAG ACAGCGGCTCCTTCCTGATCTTCAACGAGAACCACAACAAGTGCATAAAGGTGGAGAGCGCCACGTCAGTGACGGTGGCCCCCTGTGATCCTCATGCCAAAAACCAGCAGTTTCGATGGGCCTCCGAATCGCGCATCCTCAGTTTGTCCCTCAAGCTCTGTCTGGGGGCCACACAGATTAAAGACTGGGTGAAGGTGCTCCTCTTTGAATGCGACGAGAGCAGCAACCTCCAACACTGGCAGTGCAAGAATGAGACCCTCTTTGGCCTTAAAAACCAGGACCTGCACTTGAACTGGGGCAACCACAATGAGAGGAACGTAATGATCTACAAGGGCTTAGGGCTGTGGAGTCGCTGGAGGATATTTGGCACACGGGGGGACCTTTGTTCAAAGGGTTTTCAAG AGGTTTTCACGATAGGGGGCAATGCTTTTGGAGGACCCTGTCAGTTCCCATTTAAGTTTTCCGAGAAGTGGTACGCTGAATGCACAAAGGACGGCCGCACAGATGGACAGCTGTGGTGTGCAACAGAGAGAGATTACGACACAGCAAAGAAATGGGGCTTTTGCCCCAATGCAG CATCCTCAGGTTGGGACAACGACCCGGTGACGGGGGTTCAGTATCAGAGGAACTCGGGGTCAGTGTTGACGTGGTTCCAGGCCAGGAAGAGCTGCCAGCAGCAGGGCGCCGACCTCCTCAGCGTCGTGGAGCTACACGAGCAGTCGTACATTTCAG GGTTGATAAACACTTTGGGGACGTCTCTCTGGATCGGTCTGAACAGCCTGGATTCTGAGAGTGGATGGCAGTGGAGCAACGGGAACCCGTTCAGATATTTGAACTGGGCTCCAG GTCATCCGTCGTCAGAGCCCGGACTCACCTGCGCAACCCTCAATGCTGCCAAAGCCTCAAAATGGGAGAGCAGCGTGTGCACCAAGAAACTTGGTTACATTTGTCGCAAAGGAAACTCGACCAGTCTGCCGCCGCCACCAA ACAAAGACCAGCCCGGCTTCTGCCCCAGTCACTGGGTTCCGTACGCGGGAAACTGTTACTACCTGCAGAGGAAAAAGGAGATGTGGAAGGACGCTCTGGCCGCGTGTCACAAGGACGGAGGGGATTTGGCCAGCATACACAACATCGAAGAGCAGAGCTTCATCGTGTCTCAGTCGGGTTACT TGCCGACAGACGTGCTCTGGATTGGCTTAAACGACCTGAAGAACCAGCTGCTGTTCGAATGGTCAGATCGGTCCCACGTGACCTTCACCCAGTGGCAGAGCGACGAGCCGTCTCACCACAACGGCCTCCAGGAAGACTGCGTCGTCATCAGGGGAAAG GACGCCAGGTGGGCCGACCACATGTGTGAGAAGACGTACGGGTACATCTGCAAGAAGAAGGCCACCAGACCGCCCGAAGGCACCCAAGAGGACGCCAACCCGGGCTGCAAGCTC GGCTCGATCCGATTTGGTTCTTATTGCTACAACATTGGATCTGAGAGCAAAACCTCTGACGAGGCAAAGCGGGCGTGCTCAGTGGCTGGTGGTTACCTGGTGGATGTGGCTGACAG ATACGAGAATGCCTTCTTAATCAGTTTGGTGGGTTTGAGGCCAGAGAAGTATTTCTGGACAGGTTTATCCAACACAGACAACATCAACACTTTCAAGTGGAACACCAGAAGAAAAGTCACGTTCACACATTTCAATGTGGGCATGCCAG ACCGAAACCAGGGAtgcgttgccatgacaaccggGGTTGTCGCTGGACTCTGGGACGTCGTCAGCTGCAGCAACAAGGAGAAGTACATCTGCAAGAAGCCAGCGGAGGGCGTACCTGTGACAACAGTCCCGCCCACCACCCTCGCCCTGAGCTGTGCGCCCGGGTGGACCCCCGCTGGCAAGAGGAGCGTCTGCTTCAAA ctttacaGAAAATCAACCGCCGAGAAGAAAAGCTGGCAGGATGCGCAGGACTTCTGCAAGGACATCGGAGGGCACCTCGTGAGCGTACACAGTGAGGAGGACCTGAACAACGCTCG GTTTCAGTCTGGTGATCCAGCCTGGATTGGCCTCAGCTTCCGTACCAATGCAGCTTTCGAATGGGCCGACGGGTCACCT TTTGGCTTTTCGAACTGGGACTTTGGGGAGCCAAACAACCACAATGACAACGAACACTGTGCGGAAGTTCACTTTTACTACGGACGGCACTGGAATGATGCGTTCTGTGAGAACTACAAGGACTGGATTTGCCAGATAGGCAAAG GTGTGACTCCCAAACCTGAGCCCGTCCATGTTGAAATAG TGTACAACACCACCGAGGACGGGTGGTTTATATACAATGACACACAGTATTTTATTAACAAGGACATGCTGGACATGGAATCTGCTCGAGCCGTCTGTAGGAAGAGCTTTGGTGATCTCGTTGTCATCACAGGGGAGAGTGAGAGGAAGTTCCTCTGGAAACTG ATAGTAAAGGCCGCCGACGGGCAGTACTACATCGGCATGAACGTGAATTTGGATAAATCGTTCAG CTGGATGGATGGAACACCAGTATCATTCACCTCATGGGAAAATAATGAGCCCAACTTTGCTAATAATGACGAAAACTGCGTGACTATGTACAGAAACTCGG GACGCTGGAATGACATTAACTGCGGCGCGGAGCATCCTTCCATTTGCAAAAGAACCAGCAACTTTATCAATGCAACAATGGCTCCGACCCTTCTTCCTAAAGGAGGATGTCCACCGGATTGGCTCGTGTTCCAAGGAAAG TGCTACAAAATCATGGTGGGGGACGACAACAAGAACTGGCGGGATGCCAGGAAGTACTGCATAGACCAGGGAGGAAACCTGGTTTCCATCACCAAGGAGAAAGAGCAAG CATTCCTGACAACGCAGATGCTGAGATACAATAACGACCTGTGGATCGGCTTGAACGACATCAACTGGGAGAAGCACTTCATGTGGACGGACGGCAAAAGGATTTCATACACCAACTGGGCGAAGGGGCAACCGGCGACGTCGGTTGAGTGGCGTTATGCATTCGAGATGGAG ACGTTTGACTGTGTGATCATTGTGGGAGGCAACTCCAAATTCACCGGATCGTGGAAGGTGGGAGACTGTGAATCCAAACAGGGCTTCATCTGCAAAAGAAATACTG ACTCTCAGATTGCAAACCCGGCCACAACTGTGTTACCGAAGGCTTTCCAGAAACTCGGCAATGACTCCTACAAGCTGGTGACCCTGAAGATGGAATGGGACGAGGCGAGGAGGCAGTGCCTGGCAGACGATGCAGATCTGGCCAGTATCCTGAACCCTGTCGACCAGGCGTACCTCACCTTTCAGACATCCAAGCACAATGAGCCTGTGTGGATCGGCCTCAACAGCAATGAG acCGGTGGGCGTTTCAAGTGGGTTGATAACTGGAACCTCATTTATACAAAATGGGGCACAAATGAGCCTAAAAACAACTATGGCTGCGTGTATATGGATGTGGACAAAACATGGAAGACTGCACCATGTACCAACAACTACTATTCCATTTGCAAGAGGTCCCCAG TCGTAGCGCCCACTGAGCACCCACAAATGCCCGGTGACTGTCCAGAACCAAAGAGAGAAATAACCTGGATACCCTTCAGAGGCCATTGTTATTCCTTCAGGAGCTCAGTGGTGGACAAATGGGCCCTTGCCTCAGTTGAATGTCTGAAAATGG GTGCCTCTCTGGTGAGTATTGAGGATCCTCAGGAGAGTCTGTTCATAGAACAGAACCTGGAGCTCCTGCACGACGAAGTCAAGACCTTCTGGATCGGCCTCTACAAGACTTACGAAG GCGGGTGGATGTGGATCGATAGCAATGCTGTGGACTACGTCAACTGGAAATCAGGAATGCCAAACTCTGGTTCATGTGTGTTCATCAACTCTGAGGATGGAAAGTGGGCCACGCATAACTGCGACAGATATAAGTCTTACATCTGCAAAACAGCTAAAG TTATTACACCTACAGAAAAACCACCATCTGTTG CCCAAGTCGTCAAAGAAGCTTCCCACGGGTCAGCCGGCATCACCGTCGCCGTGGTGCTGGCTGTCATCGCCGTGGTCGGCCTTGGTgccttcctcctcttccgcGGACGGACGCCCCTCCCTGTTCTGGGAGAAAGCACCTTCGACAACAAGTTATACTTCAACAATCCCATTCGAGCTCTCGTGGACACCAAGGGTTTGGTGTCCAATATGGAGCAGAATGAGCAGGCGTAA